The DNA segment CAGTCGATCGATCCGCTCGCGCGGCAGCCGGTGGCGCTGCAGCGCGGCGTATGCGCAAACTATCCCGCCTTAGGGCGGTAATTTCATTCCCACCCCCGCACGTTCCCGCCCGAGTGATAACTCGATACGACGACGGTTCATTATTTATCGTCGTGATTACATTGTATTTGGGCTGTTAATAAGTAACGGGAACAGTTATAGATTGtacgtaatatataatttatttttcgttaaataaatttttaattttttgaaaaaaaaattatttgcgtaCACGCGCCGTGTATCTGATTGTTTACgtaacagttttatttatttcaataacaaCTCCGCAACATAATAAAGTCTAATCTCAGCAGCTTACGATTCattgatatatacatatttaaaaaatagtcaaATTTATGAGTTGCCAACTGCAAAACTTAAAACTAATCGtccttaatataattatgtaattcttttaattaaaaaattaattattaattaaaatgtaattatatatttttaaataaattagattttagcaGAAAATGCGcgaggaaaataaaataatacgatcAGCTTTGCaagttgattttttaaagttaatttagataaaaaaatagaaataactgttatgtttataaaaacaaaatcgaGAGAACGTCTTCATTCTGTGCATATAAATCATACGACAAATTGAATTAAGCTTCGAATTTACGCGTTCTCGCAATCATGAAATTTCTCGTTATTGATCGCACACTTGGCATCATGAATGCTTTAACACCACGAATGTCATTTTAAATTTCGTTTTGCATTTGGGTCGTTGCGCTCAATGTCCAATAAGAAGCTTTGTTTCCTAGGGACATTTTTGTTTCCAAACGAAATTCTCAGAAGGCACGCTCTCCCATTGGACATCGGCGGGAATCGCTCTCCTCCTTCTGTACGGAACGTTATCGTGCGGACGCAACATGGCGACGTGTCGCTTGCTTGGTGTTGTTTGTGACGTTTGTGACCGTTGTAGCATCGCTCGTCGGATCTGCGTTTGCGAGGGATTGTGAACTGTTGTGAACCGCGTTCGCGGTCGGATGTCTCGTGCGGGACGACTACCGTCGCTCGCGAAAACTGTGGAACAACACGACTGAACACGACGCCGACATTGGTCGATATCTCGAGCGTGCTGTTGAAACGGTCAGTTGTTCCGGTTATCTTGCCGATTTCGCGGCTCATCATGCCCCGGACGACCCGCGCGTCATCCCACAGCGTAGGAAATCACGCCGTCGGCGCCGCGAGAGGTAAGGACGCGCTGCGCAATGACGCTGTCACTCAGGCTCTCAGGCACACCTCGCACCGGTCGCTACGAGGGGGGCCGAGGTTATGTTTTCACTGggtctctcttcctccctcgcTCCATCTTGAACGTTGTCGCAGAACCGTTGTCCGGTCTCCCCCTTCTCCTTCGTCCTGCTCGCTCTCTGTCTCTTGTGTCTGCTCTGCTGCCGTGTTTGTCGGGCGCGAGACATTTATCGCCTATTTCGGCGCGTTGAATTTCGTTTCGGTTCACCAATATCGCGAGGTGACCACCGGGACGTTCGTCGCGACGCAGCCGTGCCGATGATGATGGCCCTCGGTCATGCACGCAGAAATCTGGGCTAGATCCTTGGGCTAGACTCTAAACTAACATGGAGTACGATAATTGGGTTGCCAGTTATCTATCAGGCAATTTCGCGTGAGAGCAGTGAGATTAGTTCCAATTTGCGAATTTTTCTACATCTCCTGTTtagctttttaatattttgtgacTCTAGAATTATGTAACTCTTATAGTTGTTTTATACATTTCCACTTGTCGGATTGTCATGCTTTTTCTGCCTTTGGTATACttctaaaatctaaataacttacacaaaattaatttatcattatgcATGTAATTCTCgtgttctatatttttaatctgtaatatactgaatataatatttttaacaataatatagtaattgaAATTAGAGACTCATATGTGAATAACATCATAAGATggaaaaatgatttttgtttgaaattttttgttaaagcagGTTTTAgtgcttaataatatttatatgtcaattttaaatgttttagtttttaaaactgTTATGCATTATCAGACTTGAAATGTAATCCTAAACTGAGgctagaaataaataatatgttgaattaaattaattgtgaagtttaataataatcaacttaaaatattgtagaaaatttattgcaaaaatatcacTACCAGTAATGCAGATAGAACTGAAAAAtgcgttaaaaaattgttatagaaatattaagcactaaaatttgtttttgacttaaaaaatgacatttctttttcttcatatatttaatagtattgaaactaaaatattattattaattaatacacagGAAGACAGAAGCATGGCATGGTAAAAAATGTAgcaaaaacattatctttaccTATACAAGGTAACGATGCGAGTTTAGCAGTAAAAAATGAGAGCAAACTGGATATTACcaaacaaataacaaataagtTTGATACAGACAAAACGCAAAACCCCATGATAGAAACATGCAAGTCTCTTGTTTGCATAACTTATTCTTCTAATCAAGTAAGTATCTTGCGTTGAAATTTGTatcttaagtttattttacatgaataaataaataaacgaaatAACATCCacatgaataaataaactaaaaaaatataagtaaacaCACTCATTgtagcattattttatttgctgcAGGATTCAAATGCCAAAGTTGCAAAAGAGAAGAATTCGCTCgctaattatttctttgataataCGCAAACTTGTATTCAAGAGAAGAAGGAGATTACTTCCTATATAGAACAATTCAAAACTGATGGTATATAATCGCAATTCCGCTTACAGAGAcagcttttttttctctgcaatTTAATTGTGGTGTACAAAGAGACTGATTTTTTAGAGACACCAGTAGCTGTTCCAGTTCACACGCCTTCTACACCACATAGAATAAAGATGCCGTCAGAAGAATTAGATGAAGGAGCTACAATTACTACCAAGAAAAAGCAATCTGTGATCACATTACTTAGCCCATTGCAAGTTGCGAAGAAGCAGCCGATTCCACGAGGACGTAAGAAAGGAGCCTCCAATCAGTCGAACCTCGGTCATCGTTTGTCGAAGCCAACGGGCGTCGAAACAAATCACTCGATTACCGACTACTTTCCAGTACGTCGTAGTGtaagaaaaagcaaaaaaattgtattggaGGAGAAACAACGTGATTTAGAGAATAAAGTGCTCTGCCAGGTAGAAGATGGTTTGGAGGTAAGAATCCATGTCCATCCAAAATGTATAATTGAGATTTAGCGGAGAACGTTAATTTACACTTCAAAcaattgaaacaaattatgATAATCTCTTTCTGCAGGTCAGAAACTTTCCGGGTAAAGGTCGCGGTGTTATAACGACACGAGAATTCGCTAAAGGCGAGTTTGTGGTGGAATATATTGGCGAATTGATCAACCAGGTAGAGGCAAAGGAACGCGAGGAAGTGTACGCACAAGATCAAAATACCGGGTGCTACATGTATTACTTTCAGCATCGTAATCAGCAGTATtggtaagaaaaatattatcatgaCGAAACAATCGTTTTTTACGCAGAAGCATATATTTCGattgaaatagataaaataaaatctagtATATATAAACGTGCTGgtgacatattttaatagtgttGATGCGACGGCGGAAACTGAAAAACTCGGTAGATTGGTGAACCACTCAAGAACTGGTAATTTAATCGCACGGATCGTCGAGGTCAATTCAATACCACATCTGGTACTTACGGCAAAAGAGGATATACCAGTCGGCGTGGAGGTCACGTATGATTATGGAGACCGAAGCCGCGAATCTATTCGTCATCATCCATGGCTGGCGTTATAGCATCTCAATtcactatttatataaaatcatgttAAATTGTACAAAAGATTAGTTTCATTTATGTTCCTCCTATGAAGGAACTATATAGCGTGTACGTTGAATtgtgtacaaatatttttacagcgAGACGCGGCGTATTCATCGAATGGACACGCGACTTTGCGAGTTTTTGCTAGTGAATtccaaatacttttttatattactttatgaAATTCAATTCGTTTGATAAAAAGGAAAGTTATATTGAATTGTTAATCATGACAATTACCTATTTACTTCGTTTGTATCGGAAGAGTGAAGTGATTGTGAAATAATGATTGGTGTGTAAAAACTAGTTATTACAATACACACCAATGTTAAATGTTTACACAGTATTATCAAAGATTAGAATTTTTGCATTCGGTATTTGAATCGCTTAATCGTGACAAATTGTAGCATATGCTTCACCTAGTCCCAGCTATCTTCTGACGGCGATTGAGCTTGGATTTTCCGTATTAGACCAACAGTTCCTAGTTGAAGCGATTGTGATACGTAGCTATGAAAAAACgactctctctttcactctcccgaaaaatatatgcatatatgtaatCGCATAGTGTGACCCTATGAGACAGAGATCTTttgttcaagtatttatgcaacACATAATAGCTTCGAGTACTTCACTGCCACAAATTTAGATGCGAGAGAATCTGATTTCTCAAAAGACATTGTACATAcagactatatatataaatgacgTGTGAACGGGATTCCTTGATTgcttataatatatcttttaattaattgcacttaagaaagaaaaaaagaaaatagagaccattgttacattttcattatcatttcgttatacattatttatagcaTACACACAAatacacattattatttaatattatatcgcTCACGTACTTTTACATTGCCGCTAGTTTTCTTATATGTAGTATGTATATTACGCAGTGTTGCTCTACTTTGTAACTCGTAAATTCGTAATGTTCAATCTTTGTTAAGAATAATTAAGCCTAATCTGTTGGTTTTCTCcatttctctttttcgaaatcgaatttaaaaaataattctaaaatagacttataaatatatatacatatataatatatatacagagagagagaaagcaatttttaataaacagtttttatGCCACAGATAATTTTACATCTGTTGATCGTGTTTACTACATTGTCTTTTGGCACATGTAAGAATTCTTTGTAGTTCCGCACATTatatacgaaatatatatatatatatatatatatatatatatatatatatatgatttatttaaaaagctgcaaaattgtaatttcttttttttctgtcaaatTTATCGCTCATAAGCAACTTATCTCTTATGCatgattttaagatttttttttaaagattttcaatttaaaaaaaacgttaaaagcCGTcagattttataagattttattaaaaattataaaataagaaatcttAGCATATTTCAGAATTCATGTACATGAAGCACTCTAAAAAAGATGCAAATTTTCTCAACATGAAGtgttcatattaaaaaaatcgaaaaatttttcaaaaacttataaaattgtacaaatacgtttcgaaaaattttaaaatttatatgaaagattgtgagaaaattttttactagagttataatatgtaacatgGAAACTATACTTATCAAttatgtcaattttatttataatttttataatacattttttagagagggaaaaagaaagTCGAAGATTTTGTGTGGAGCCGCGCACAACACTTGATCCCACACAAATCTCTCAATGATCTCTCgcagtttatatataattcacgGTAGCTATATGCAAATTTTCATTGATGCCGACGTGCACGGTGGCGCAGTCTGCGGAAGGGAGAGAGCGGGTAGTATTTTTACGTCACAGTGGCGAGAGAGCAagtgagagggagagggacGAATGGAGGGAGCGACAGAGAGGGATCGACGACGGTTATTGATTCCGCTCCGATCTACACAGCGTATTAGTGCGGCGGACGGACGGGGCACACACATGTTTTTGACGTTTGTCGTGTGCACGCTCCGAGAAAGCGGAGCGATCTTGCGCGTCGAGCACCGTGCGATGGCTTGAGCATCCAGACTTCCCGGTGCCTGGACGGTGAGAACTTTTCTCGCGGTGCGCGCGCGAAGTCTCGTTGTTCGCCGGCGAAACCCAACCGCGTCTTcctccgcgcgcgcggaggCGGATGACATGCCGACGCGACGGAGCGTCGTAGGTTAAGGtgtgtgtctctctctctctttgtttccCTCTCCGTAAAGCAAGGTCCGTATCATCAGCCGAGTTGAATGAAACGACGCGTCCGTGACCGCACGAAGATGGACAACGTGGCGACCGCCGAGTGCCTGACCCTGGACTTCGGCCCGTTTGAGACGGTGCACCGGTGGCAGCGCATGCCGGAATGCGACGAGTTCGTCGGCGCCAGGTAGGCACGTCCACCTACACTGCTCGCCTCTCTCGAAGCGAGCTTCTCTCTCCATTCATCACTTCGCCGTGCCTCCACGTGCACATCAATTCGGTTCGACCGAATATTTACTCGATGCAATTTatacttaacatttattatatttaggtGAATTATTTCGGCACTCCCGAAAGTGGATTTGAAAAAACAAAGTCTCTGCACCAGTCGCTGAACAATCATCAATAAATGACTGCAAAACAAATACAAACAAgactttgaaataataaattacaaattaattgatattttttagttctaattttcatatagatttgattaaaatattattttttacttgaaaatatattaagttttgtttttatttgtccGTTAACTAGTGCAGTGATCCTGTCAACAGTGTGAGAGCTAATTGATTAGGTCCATTCTATCTTGCAGACGCAGCAAACATACCATCGTGGCATATAAGGATGCCATTTACGTTTTCGGAGGCGATAATGGCAAAAGGATGCTGAACGATCTGCTACGCTTCGATGTGAAGGAGAAGTCTTGGGGCAGGGCGTTCGCGACTGGTACTCCGCCTGCACCACGCTATCATCACTCCGCCGTAGTCCACGGCTCGTCGATGTTCGTGTTCGGCGGTTACACAGGCGACATACACTCTAACTCCAATCTTAGTAACAAGAACGATCTGTTCGAGTATCGCTTCCAGACTGCCCAGTGGATAGAGTGGAGATTTATCGGAGTGCAAGTATCATCTGTGTTATAATATCTTTCTTATGCAATGTCTAATACTGTATTTTTGATtccagaaattttttaaaacaaatttattcaactGTGATGTGTTTACAGGACTCCTGTGCCTAGGTCTGCTCATGGTGCTGCtgtatatgataataaattatggatATTTGCGGGTTACGATGGTAATGCCAGGTTGAACGACATGTGGACGATATCATTATTGGTAAGAAATTTGCgcattttatgtacatatttcaaaattaagagaatacaatattgcaattttgaactcttaatatatatttttatttatcaaacattaaaattctagtgtaattataaagttgtggtttattttatttcgaaaaagtattagaagaggtaatatcacaataaatacaattctGAACATAGCACGCTTTTTAACACCTATATTTATgatgataaaagaaaaagaatatataatgtaatatgtcatattaaatactaatattatgtacaaaatactATATGAAATTGCACAGTGTTCAGATTTgtacttaaatatttcataccgCATTCGGAATGTTATTCTCGAAAAAGAAGAACTTTCTGATCAAGCTTAGTATAATTCTCtattacgaaaatattttaattttactcgcTTGATGTCCGTGCCATTTAGCCTGGTGATTTTAAAGCGTGGGAGGAGGTCGTTCAGTTCGGCGAGCGTCCACCAACGTGTTGCAATTTCCCCGTCACGGTAGCCCGAGAATCGATGTTCGTTTTCAGCGGTCAGAGCGGAGCTAGGACAACTAACAGTCTCTTCCAGTTTCACTTTAAGGAGAGGCGGTAAATTTCGCGTTGTGCGACGTACATTGCGATCGTATTATACATCACGGTTATAATCTGCGAATTTAATTCACGTTCTAATCgtacttttgtattttctaGATGGACTCGCATATCAACGGAACATATATTACGTGGCGCTCCAGCACCACCCGCTCGACGATACGGTCACACGATGGTCAGTTTCGATCGTCACCTTTACGTCTTCGGCGGCGCGGCCGACTCGGCTCTGTCCAACGATCTTCACTGTTACGATCTTGACACGCAAACGTGGAATGTTATCTTACCGTCCACAGATAGTCAGGTAGGACGACTTGCAAAGATAAATTCAAGTTAGCGAAAACGACCGATTATTTATAACGAACGGAAACGAGTGTAACAAGCCGTTGTCTTTCGGCGAATTGTTAACTCTCTAAATATGTATGCAACTGGTCGCAAGAGGTtcaataaatagaattatttgttgATGTAAATTTACGCGATGTTGTtttctttcattaaaataaatttgttcctTGCTCTCTGCTTGATATAGATTCCGCAATAATACacgttatgaaaaaatataataaataattttcattcttACAATGTATTATGTACGAACACAGGTACCACCTGGCCGACTTTTCCACGCCGCCGCTGTAATCGGTGACGCGATGTTCATTTTCGGGGGAACCGTGGACAACAATATACGCTCCGCCGAAATGTATCGTTTCCAATTTTCATCGTATCCGAAGTGCACGTTGCATGATGATTTTGGCAGGCTGCTGAGCATGAGTCTCTTCTGCGACGTGGAATTCATAGTGGGTGACCTGGAGACCAAGATCCCGGCGCATATAGCCATGGTGGCAGCGCGTTCGCAATTTCTCCGGGGGCTTATTCGGCAGGCTCGCGAGAAACGGGACAAGTATTTGGAGCAACAATACGTTAATGTACCAACTAACGAATTACCGCCGTTGgaggtaaataatttaaaagttgtaataaaaatcaaaattatatgatgACCTtactttctttataaaaaaaagtgatatacACTAGGTAAAAacctatttatatatttattgaccatgttgattattttatcaatttgatCATTTGTTGCAGGTGAGATTAAAAGATGCCGTGCCAGAAGCCTTTAAAATGGTACTAAACTACATTTACACTGATCGTATCGATCCCA comes from the Monomorium pharaonis isolate MP-MQ-018 chromosome 9, ASM1337386v2, whole genome shotgun sequence genome and includes:
- the LOC105838591 gene encoding leucine-zipper-like transcriptional regulator 1 isoform X2, which produces MLNDLLRFDVKEKSWGRAFATGTPPAPRYHHSAVVHGSSMFVFGGYTGDIHSNSNLSNKNDLFEYRFQTAQWIEWRFIGVTPVPRSAHGAAVYDNKLWIFAGYDGNARLNDMWTISLLPGDFKAWEEVVQFGERPPTCCNFPVTVARESMFVFSGQSGARTTNSLFQFHFKERRWTRISTEHILRGAPAPPARRYGHTMVSFDRHLYVFGGAADSALSNDLHCYDLDTQTWNVILPSTDSQVPPGRLFHAAAVIGDAMFIFGGTVDNNIRSAEMYRFQFSSYPKCTLHDDFGRLLSMSLFCDVEFIVGDLETKIPAHIAMVAARSQFLRGLIRQAREKRDKYLEQQYVNVPTNELPPLEVRLKDAVPEAFKMVLNYIYTDRIDPTKRPDDKVEDPQSNRIVLLMMDVYRLAVQFNMERLEQLCVNYLEATISHANVLEALRNAVHLKLYFIKEFCLSFVVKENNYNLIVMSQEFETLDQPLMVEIIRRRQMPQARTFTKYEYESVTGTSLEQDMEAFLKSVGREFCDITLRLNGMLIPAHKAILAARCSYFEAMFRSYMPENNIVNIQIGEMIPSSESFQSLLRYIYFADVSMPPEDSLYLFTAPGFYGFRNNRLQAFCKQNLEMNVTFENVIQILEAADRMQATDMKKYALNLIVHHFSKVARLPTLRQLSRELLLDILDALADERTEARTCQDMTNDC
- the LOC105838591 gene encoding leucine-zipper-like transcriptional regulator 1 isoform X1, whose amino-acid sequence is MKRRVRDRTKMDNVATAECLTLDFGPFETVHRWQRMPECDEFVGARRSKHTIVAYKDAIYVFGGDNGKRMLNDLLRFDVKEKSWGRAFATGTPPAPRYHHSAVVHGSSMFVFGGYTGDIHSNSNLSNKNDLFEYRFQTAQWIEWRFIGVTPVPRSAHGAAVYDNKLWIFAGYDGNARLNDMWTISLLPGDFKAWEEVVQFGERPPTCCNFPVTVARESMFVFSGQSGARTTNSLFQFHFKERRWTRISTEHILRGAPAPPARRYGHTMVSFDRHLYVFGGAADSALSNDLHCYDLDTQTWNVILPSTDSQVPPGRLFHAAAVIGDAMFIFGGTVDNNIRSAEMYRFQFSSYPKCTLHDDFGRLLSMSLFCDVEFIVGDLETKIPAHIAMVAARSQFLRGLIRQAREKRDKYLEQQYVNVPTNELPPLEVRLKDAVPEAFKMVLNYIYTDRIDPTKRPDDKVEDPQSNRIVLLMMDVYRLAVQFNMERLEQLCVNYLEATISHANVLEALRNAVHLKLYFIKEFCLSFVVKENNYNLIVMSQEFETLDQPLMVEIIRRRQMPQARTFTKYEYESVTGTSLEQDMEAFLKSVGREFCDITLRLNGMLIPAHKAILAARCSYFEAMFRSYMPENNIVNIQIGEMIPSSESFQSLLRYIYFADVSMPPEDSLYLFTAPGFYGFRNNRLQAFCKQNLEMNVTFENVIQILEAADRMQATDMKKYALNLIVHHFSKVARLPTLRQLSRELLLDILDALADERTEARTCQDMTNDC
- the LOC105838593 gene encoding histone-lysine N-methyltransferase PR-Set7 isoform X1, with the translated sequence MPRTTRASSHSVGNHAVGAARGRQKHGMVKNVAKTLSLPIQGNDASLAVKNESKLDITKQITNKFDTDKTQNPMIETCKSLVCITYSSNQDSNAKVAKEKNSLANYFFDNTQTCIQEKKEITSYIEQFKTDETPVAVPVHTPSTPHRIKMPSEELDEGATITTKKKQSVITLLSPLQVAKKQPIPRGRKKGASNQSNLGHRLSKPTGVETNHSITDYFPVRRSVRKSKKIVLEEKQRDLENKVLCQVEDGLEVRNFPGKGRGVITTREFAKGEFVVEYIGELINQVEAKEREEVYAQDQNTGCYMYYFQHRNQQYCVDATAETEKLGRLVNHSRTGNLIARIVEVNSIPHLVLTAKEDIPVGVEVTYDYGDRSRESIRHHPWLAL
- the LOC105838593 gene encoding histone-lysine N-methyltransferase PR-Set7 isoform X2; this encodes MVKNVAKTLSLPIQGNDASLAVKNESKLDITKQITNKFDTDKTQNPMIETCKSLVCITYSSNQDSNAKVAKEKNSLANYFFDNTQTCIQEKKEITSYIEQFKTDETPVAVPVHTPSTPHRIKMPSEELDEGATITTKKKQSVITLLSPLQVAKKQPIPRGRKKGASNQSNLGHRLSKPTGVETNHSITDYFPVRRSVRKSKKIVLEEKQRDLENKVLCQVEDGLEVRNFPGKGRGVITTREFAKGEFVVEYIGELINQVEAKEREEVYAQDQNTGCYMYYFQHRNQQYCVDATAETEKLGRLVNHSRTGNLIARIVEVNSIPHLVLTAKEDIPVGVEVTYDYGDRSRESIRHHPWLAL